Sequence from the Prunus persica cultivar Lovell chromosome G5, Prunus_persica_NCBIv2, whole genome shotgun sequence genome:
TTTTGTTCGTCGTACGAAAAACAATCAGAAGTTCCACTCAATGGAGCAACAACAGCTGTGCAAAAGTGTCCGTGCTAATGACAAGAAAGCAGTTTACCGCCATATTATCAGCTCCGAAGCAGATGTTAATGCTATATGTGGGCAAGCATTAGATGGTACGCCCTTAAAATCTGGAAATGTAATGCAGTtggatgagaagaaaaatacttgATACCAATTTGGTTGAATTGCAGATATTTCTGAAGACAAGCCTTCCTCAAGTAATTCAAACTCACTCAATAAAAGTGAAGTTCAGCCACTGGAGCACATCCCTAAGGGCTCTTCCCTGCTTCATCTAGCCTGCCAAAGTGCTGATATTGGCATGGTGGAGCTACTTTTACAGTATGGTGCAAATGTAAACACTTCTGATTTAAAAGGTCAAACACCACTGCATTGTTCCGTTATCAGAGGCAATACTTCTATTGCAAAGATGCTTCTTATGAGGTCAGCCTTTGTTTGTATATCATGGTTTAAATCTGTTTTATATCGTGTtctttattattctttttcatAATTATAAAAGGCTTCCCGTTGTTCTACCTATATAATTGCAGGGGAGCTGATCCTCAAGCCATTGACAGAGAAGGTAAAACACCAAGTGACCTTGTATCAGAATCAGCCTCCAATGACAATGGGATGCTTGCTCTTTTAACAAACTCAGGCAGATGATGGTTTAAGATGGAAACTTGATTGCATACTTATGAATACCAGAGCAGACTGAAAATATGGGAATTAATATCCCTATGGTATGGTAGGAAGAGCCAAAATGTATTTGGATTAACAGAGCTTGCAGGTTTGTTTGCTGCGCCGGACCGGCTTATCTCTTCAATAAATGTAGATCAGTTTAGTTTTGTGAGTTGAGGTAAATAGAGGCAGTTTGATTTGCTTTGTATCtgtttatgtactctttttgtTCTATATGATTTGATTTTCTGTACAAAACTGTAGGAAGTTTTAGCAGAATATTTTGTTGGTGTATGTAGATCAGTTTAGTTTTGTGGGTGGAGATAAACTTGGGCAATTTGACTTGTTTTGTATCAGTACGTACTTTTAAGTTCAATTCGTTTTGCTATCCTGTACATAATTTTTGGGAGGTCTATAGCAAATTATTTTGTTGGTGTATATaagatttcaaattattttgtaattttaaaatgagggaTTTATAGTTGaccatttaatttaaattgccCGTATAAAATGTGCGAAAATAAGAACATAAAAGAGGGGATGCCGATGTGATGGTTTTTTATTGTAGATTGAACATAATAttgttataaattttttatttttttttcagtttttgaatttaacaAGAGCATCACATCACAAGGGTTTAACATAGCCATAGAAAAATAAGGACAGATTTATTTGATTCGATGACATTTGTCCATTTAAAAATCAACGCTTGCCCTACAAGCTTAGTCAATCAAATCTACATGCATTCCATACTATAGAAGAGCGCTTGCTACTCTTAACAAGTTACAAGGCATAAACTACGACGTTATAAACAAATGAGCATTAAGAAGCAGAGTGGTCTAGCATGAAAAGATCAGCCAACCAGGTGGTTTCTTTCACAATCAAAAATTGCAAGGGATTCGGGCTCGGCCACTGACGTATAGATCTCTTACCTGCACCCCCACCTCTCATCATTGCTACCTGGTCATGCTTCGTCACCCATCTCCATATCATCGGAATCAACCCACTACACCGTCTTTAAGAATATTGACTACTTTGTATCCTCCCCCTGTTGTCCCTTCCCCATCCTCTTTACATAAATGTCTGTTGACAGAAAGTAGTTGGATCAAATTTTCATAGGAtgtaaaaactaaataaaaagaaactttCCAAGCCAATCTGCAgtaaattatattattgttttctgttttctgttttcttttgtcttggGCAAGTATGTaacaaaatatcatttttcaattatgtCAAGTGGAACAGATAAGAAAAAGTTACCTTTCTAAGCATTGAATCCaccatttttgttttaggAGTACTCAATCAATGGTTCACAATGAGGAAGGTGCTCATGGCAAAGGCAAAGCTTTTCCACCACCACAACTTGCTAAGGCCACCCTTTTCGGGCCAGCATTTGGATTTGTTTTCACCGGAGCCAAGAATAGGAGAGAACCAGAAATTCTACCTCAATCAACTAGACAAGCAACTCCCAGTGTTCCTTGCTTCAACATATTCCGGAACTAGCCTCATTTCGGTCTTCATTTATTAAGTCACTTAAGCTAGTGGACTGTGAAACCCATCCAAAGCTAAGCATGCTCTCCAGAATCCTTGCTGCTTTCTCCACATTCCCTAATCTGTAAAACCCACGAACTAATGTGCTACATGTAGCAAGACTGAGCGCAAATCCTTGTTCTCCCATTTCATCAAGTGACTTCATCACTTCAGAAAATTCTTCCTTTTGGAATAGGTTAATTGTCAGTGCATCTACCACAATACTGTTCATGATTGTACCATTGACCAAAACTTCATCCACCAGCTTTAAACATTTTACCCAGTCGCCTTCTTTGCAATATGCATCAACCATCATACCATAGTTAACTTCATCAGGCTTGAGTCCCCTTGCCATCATCTCCTCAAAAAGAGCAAACATCTTAAATCTGCTTCCTGTGATATTGTAGCCGTGTAAAAGTGAAGTATAGGTTACAATAGTTGGTGTCAGATTCCTTTTCTGCATTTCCAGAAAGAGCTGTTCTGATTCGTTCATCAATCCCTCTTTGCTGAGAGAAACAATCAAAATTGTGTAGGACACATGATTTGGTGTCACATGCTTATCCACCATATCTTCAAACAACCGAATAGCTTCCATCATCTTCCCTAATTTGCAGAAGCCATTAATCAATGCATTGAAAGACGCAGTAGCAGCAAAGCCCTTCTCCACCACATCCTCGAATAAAGACAGGGCCTTCTCCGTATCACCTGCCTTGCAGCACCCATCAATGAGGGTGCAGTAGATGAAACTATCAGTAGGAAACCCATGTAGTAGCATCTCATCTAATAATCGAAATGCCTCGGTTAATTTTCCAGCTTTGCTGTATCCACCCATCATTGTAGCATAAGTCACGGCATTAGGAGTCAAACCCTTTCCTGAGATTCCATCAAACAGTTCTCTGGCTTTATCAACGTCACCTGACTTGCACAGTCCATTAATCAAGGCGTTATAAGTAACAATGTTGGGATCGATGCCTCTCTGACACATCAGTTCAAGAAGTTGGAAAGCCTTATCTACATTTCCTTGCTTACAAAAGCCAGAAATGAGAGAGCTGTAAGTAAAAACATCTGGAACCAGGTCCTTGCCAAGGAGCTCAGAGAAAACCCCCATTGCTTCTTGAAGTTTTCCATTCTTAGAGAGACCATGAATAATGACACTGTAAGTTTTGATGTCTGGGAGCACCCCTCGTCCAAGCATACACCTAAATGCTGAATATGCTTCTGTTAAGTTACCCTCTTTGCAGTGTCCTTCAATCAGGGCTGTGTAGATAACATCATTAGGAGCTATACCACAACCTAGCATCTCCTGGAAATATCTATTCGCAAGTTGCATTTCCCCATCCTTACAGTGCCCATGAACAAAAGCTCCATAAGTATATGCATTAGGCCTTAATCCTCTCTCAACCATTTCCAAGAAGTAAGTCCTGGCTTCTTCCATTTTCCTGGCTTTGCACAGTCCAATTATAAGAGAATTGTAGCAAAAGACATCGGGCATGATCCCCTTTTCATTCATTCCTTTAAAGAGTTTTATTGCctcttcaaattttccttCCTGAACATGACCTCTAATTACAGTTGTGTAGATAACAGCACCTGGTTTTAAACCCCTGGTAATCATTTCCTTCAAAACTTTATTAGCCCTTTGCAGATCTCCACACCGGCTTAGGCCATTGATTATCACTCCATAAGTGTACACATTGGGTGCCaagttcctcttcttcatttcATTAAGTATCTCATAAGCCTTTACCATACTTTGCTCCCGACAATACCCATCAATTAAAAACTTAAATGTCTGGGCGTTAGGTTTAATGCCCATAACATTCATCTCATTCAGGACAGCTTCCGCCTTCTCCATCGTACCATTTCTACAGACCCCAGCCAAAATTGCATTATATGAGGCATCGCACAACTTAACTCCTCTAGCAATCATCTCGCCTTTGATACTCAGGGCCTCTTCCATGTTACCTTCTTTTATGAACCCATCAATCAACACAATGTAGCAGGTGTTTTCAGGATTCAAACCCATATCATACATGTCTTTCAATATCAATTTTGCTTCTTCTGATCTCTTATGTCTGCACAACCCATCAAGAAGCGCCGAATAAGTATACCTATCTGGGACCAACCCCTTCTCAACCATAGCCTTCTTTACCTCTAAAGCTTCATCAACCCCCCCAGTTCTACACAACGCACCAATCACCACATTGTAGGTACTTAAATTTGGATTGCAGCCCTTCTCCTCCATCTCATGGAGACATCTCTTACCCTGCCCAGCATTCCCAGCCTTACAATGTGCATTGATCACATTGGTATAAGTATAAAAATCAGGGTTTACCTTAGCCTCTAACATCGCGTCATACACCTTCCAGAACAACTCCAACCTATTACATTTCAACAAGTCCTTCAACAGAGAATTGCAGCAATCCAATCCTGGGAAAATCCCAACTTTCTTAACTGCCAAAAATGCATCAGCAGCCTCATTCAAGTGTCCCGCCATCTTGAAAGCATTaatcaaaatctcaaaaacCACTCTATCTGACCCATCAAACTCTCTAAAACACATGACAAGAGAATTCACAACTTCCAAAGGCGGCTTGCGGCTCTTAACTATTCTCTCTAGCACAGCATGAGCTTGCTCAAACAGCTTGGAATTGCATAAAGCAACAGCAAGAATCGAAAAAGAATGTAAATTTTGAGGAACACCAATGTGGGTATCAGTCCAAATGAAGAAACTGAGAAGGCGTTTGGGGTCACCAACCTGATGGTTTTGTTGCAGAACGGCTCGGACGACATGAGGGTTTAGCTTCTTGGGGAGGTCTGAGGAGTTCAAAGCGATGTGCCAGTCGTTGTGTTTGAGAATGGTAGAGATTTCTCTCACTGTGTCCTCGTCCTGTTTACAGGTCTCTGATTGCGAGGTGCAATATTTGATTGAAATTACAAGTCTTGCTTTTGCAATACCAATTCGATTGTTTAGCTGAAATGCAAGGAGGTATCCATGTGAAAATAAACCCATTTCTTCTCTAATGCCCCAAACGGTGAGCTACCAAGCTATGGCGTCAGAGAAACACAAAAACATCTAACCAAGATgaaagtgtgtgtgtgtgtctgtgtgtgtctgagagagagacagagagagtgcAAAATgaaatgtgagagagagagttgggcTGGACTAGCTTAaaagtttgaaactttgaGGCCCAACCAAAACTTGTTTGAAACCTCATTGCCCAATAGGGCCAAAAACCCATATGGCTATGTACTTTTTGAGCTCCAATTTCACCTCTCCTCATCCGTGATGCGAATGGAGTTGGCTTCTGGATTCCTTCTTCCTCGTTTGAACTGTTCCTGAGAAAAGTGACAGAAGCCATGAATTGGGTGAGGCAGGGAGTGTTGGTTTCTTTTGGGAGGCAGATGCATACTTATGATGGGCCAAGTGAAAGCTTGAAGACAAAGATTGCCCAGTTGGGGAAAATGAGGAAGAGAAAAAGCTCaaagaaagataaacaaaCAGTGTTCGTTGAGGTTCCGGAGCCTATGACCTACCTAGACACAGCCACTATGCCCCAGATTCTCACTGCTGTTGGAATAGCCCTCTTCGCCAAGCTCCTCATGATGGTAAAATTAACTTAACTATTTATCCTTCACTATTTCGACAACcccatttgtttgtttgctcTCTATTTCCTAAATTTTGTTCCTTTATCATAATTCTTAATAGAATTTGCAGTCTCATTGAAAATTCGAAACTATTCGTATCTGTGTTTTGCACTAAGAGTTGTTCTGCCTATTGATGCTGCTTGTGTTTTGTAATAAACAATCGTTGCATGCATTGCTTGCAGAATGGTCTCAGATGATCATGTCAACCATGGTTTTCTACTTCTTTGcaagttgtaattttttgggtttaagaATTTAATTTCATTCAGTTGAATGGAGATGTAAGTTGCTCCGACTGATGAAAAAAGATTAGACCAAGGCCAAAAggtaagaaataaaaagattagATCTTGGAAGTTCAAAAGTGTTGTCTTCTTTAAAGTAACCTGatgcttttcatttttgatttTGCAAAGGAAGGTAAATAAATAGATTATACCTTGTTGAAAGTATAGAACGCTTCTTGTAAAGGttttat
This genomic interval carries:
- the LOC18778122 gene encoding pentatricopeptide repeat-containing protein At5g61990, mitochondrial, which produces MGLFSHGYLLAFQLNNRIGIAKARLVISIKYCTSQSETCKQDEDTVREISTILKHNDWHIALNSSDLPKKLNPHVVRAVLQQNHQVGDPKRLLSFFIWTDTHIGVPQNLHSFSILAVALCNSKLFEQAHAVLERIVKSRKPPLEVVNSLVMCFREFDGSDRVVFEILINAFKMAGHLNEAADAFLAVKKVGIFPGLDCCNSLLKDLLKCNRLELFWKVYDAMLEAKVNPDFYTYTNVINAHCKAGNAGQGKRCLHEMEEKGCNPNLSTYNVVIGALCRTGGVDEALEVKKAMVEKGLVPDRYTYSALLDGLCRHKRSEEAKLILKDMYDMGLNPENTCYIVLIDGFIKEGNMEEALSIKGEMIARGVKLCDASYNAILAGVCRNGTMEKAEAVLNEMNVMGIKPNAQTFKFLIDGYCREQSMVKAYEILNEMKKRNLAPNVYTYGVIINGLSRCGDLQRANKVLKEMITRGLKPGAVIYTTVIRGHVQEGKFEEAIKLFKGMNEKGIMPDVFCYNSLIIGLCKARKMEEARTYFLEMVERGLRPNAYTYGAFVHGHCKDGEMQLANRYFQEMLGCGIAPNDVIYTALIEGHCKEGNLTEAYSAFRCMLGRGVLPDIKTYSVIIHGLSKNGKLQEAMGVFSELLGKDLVPDVFTYSSLISGFCKQGNVDKAFQLLELMCQRGIDPNIVTYNALINGLCKSGDVDKARELFDGISGKGLTPNAVTYATMMGGYSKAGKLTEAFRLLDEMLLHGFPTDSFIYCTLIDGCCKAGDTEKALSLFEDVVEKGFAATASFNALINGFCKLGKMMEAIRLFEDMVDKHVTPNHVSYTILIVSLSKEGLMNESEQLFLEMQKRNLTPTIVTYTSLLHGYNITGSRFKMFALFEEMMARGLKPDEVNYGMMVDAYCKEGDWVKCLKLVDEVLVNGTIMNSIVVDALTINLFQKEEFSEVMKSLDEMGEQGFALSLATCSTLVRGFYRLGNVEKAARILESMLSFGWVSQSTSLSDLINEDRNEASSGIC